From the Drechmeria coniospora strain ARSEF 6962 chromosome 02, whole genome shotgun sequence genome, the window GCGATCGGCTATAGTGGCAGTGCCACCGCTGTAAGATGGTGGGCAAATACTTGGTTGTTGGCGCCGGAAATTCGTGCCGTAGGGGGGACTGGCGCTGTCCGTTCAGTGTCTGTCTGCAtctagtactagtaccaagtacagcacttaccTACActtacctacagtatacagtaGTATTatcagtactaggtacctttgGCCCCCCGTACAAGCTCCTTGTTGTACGGGTTCCGGTACACCTGCAGGTTCCGGTACACCTGCAGGTTCCGGTACACCTGCAGGTTCCGGTACACCTGCAGGTTCCGGTACACCCGCAGGTTCCGGTACACCCgcaggtaccggtacatcCACTGGCACGTACGGCGGCACAACCatcgagtacatgtacaactacggcacgccgactccgtactccgtgcagcacGACGTCAGAGCTGCCCTTACTGGCCGGCAAGCGGCAACTCCACCGTAGCTCCTGTCAAGGTGGCGAGGCCAGCCTGTCGCCGGCTTCCTGTGCACGCATCCCCCCGTCTGCCGTGCTTGCGGCCGACTCCATCGTTCGcatgccgtcctcgcctcgccaaCCGTGACACCGGCGGCTCCTCCAACTTCCATACGACACGTCGGGGCCCCCGTCGGAGGCGGCCGTGCAGCGCTGCCGCGACACCACTGCCCATCACGAGCGGGCCACGCCTCGCCACCCGCTGGCCACGCCTCGCCACCCGCTGGCCAGCGGTTCCCAAGCACGACAGCGGGCGTGCCGGGTGCTGTCGTTTCGGGCACGGAGGGCAGCCATGGAGATTCAGTTTTCTCTTTCCCTGACGGGTGCCGACCAGAGCAGGTATGCGTCCTTCgttccgtcgccggccgacgaaCCGTCACCTTCACCTTCACcgactgactgactgaccCGTGACccgcagctcgacgccgtcacccACCGCCAGGTCGAcctggtcggcgtcgagagcCGCGGCCACGCACAGGTTTGCTCTCGAGTCCAGGACGAGACACACCCGTCGCAGCTCGGTGCGAGCACGCACCGGCTGCAGCACCTGTAAACCCTCCTCTTCGCCTCCGCGGATCGCCCTCGGCCCTTTCCGCCACCACGATCCGCCGCTCCCGGCAGATTGCTAATTGCTGGACGCGTAGGCAAGTAAGTGCAACTCGACACGAACCCGTCCGAGTCGAGCACTCCGACACCCGCCACCAACAtccgccgccatcctcccCTCACCCCCCTCGACTTGGTTGACAGCGGCCTGCCAGGAAACGACATGTCAAGTGCGATgagacgaggccggcctgTCTCAACTGCCTCAAGTGGCGAGGCTACTGCGGCTCATACGcccgcgaggccgccgactcTCCAGCCTCGGTCGCCGGTGCGCCGGACAAGGCGAGGACCAGCCCGAAGCCCGTTGCCGCCGCGAGCGCTGCTCTGCTCCTGACCGAGCCGACCTTCCACGCCCTTCGCTTCGCCAGCGTCGAGCAACGGGCGTACTTTGACGAGTGGTGTGCCCTATCCGTCAACTTCCTGAGCGGTGGTCTGGGCCGAACGCGGCTGtggacggtgacgatgcccCAGCTGACGTTGGAGGAGAGGACGCTTCGCTacggcgccatggccgtcggcgccatgcGCAAGGCCCGCGAGgtggctgccgtcggcggcaacgagcACTACCTCAACGCCGTCGTCTACTACTGCGAAGCCCTCCGCCTGCAGTCCAAGGCGAGGCCGACCGAGGAGGGGCTGAGGACCGCGCTCCTCTCGTCGCTGCTCTTCATCTGCTTCGAGACGCAGCGTGgcaacgtcgccgccgccctcaagCACGTCACCCACGGCTTCAGCATGCTCAACGAGCTTGCCGCCTGCACCGAAATGGCGCCCGCCCTGGTCCGCATCGCCCCGGCCCCGCCCGCCCTGGTCCAGGAGATTCTGGACTGCTACAAACCCCTCGAGATGCAGTCTCGCTCGTTCTTGGGCTCCTACAGGAAATTCTTCTTTCCCCctcagccgccgccgccgccgccaccgccgccgagcgatGCGCCCTCCGGCTCGCCGGCTGCTCCGCCaaagtcgtcgccgtggccgtcgcccatgccgtcgccgcacgccgtcgccgcacgCGCGCCCACCTCCCGGTCGCCGCGGCTCGGCCTTCCGAGTCCGCAAAGCCCTTGCagcccggcgtcggcggcaggcgcCGCTGGAGCTGCACCTGGAGACGTTCCCCTGTCGGGCAGACCCTCGCGCCCGCCGGGCATCCTGCCCTTCACGAAGCTCACGCCCTACTTTCGACCCAAGCTCACGCGCATCACGGAGTTGCGAGATTTGCCACCCGCCTTCCGTGACATGGACGAAGCCCACGGGTACTGGGCCCTGGTGCAGAGAAGCATGGTGCGGAGCATTCCCATGCTGAGCATGGTCACCTCGCGCCTTGCCCTGACCAAGGCGGCCAGCGAGGCGGAGGTGGAATCCAAGTTGGCGACGGTCAAGCAGAACCCCGACGTGTCCGAGTTCGTCGCGACGTCGCGGCGCTGGCTTCGGAGCTGGAGCGACGCCTACGAGCCGCTGTTCCGGGAGGCATGTCGGAACTCGAGCAAGCACTCGGACGTGCACCTCGAGGCCCTGAACCTCCGCGTCGAGTATCTCCTCCTCTACATCTACACCACCATCCCCCGCTTCTCCGGTCTCGGCACCGCCAAGGGCCTCACGACCCAGTATCGCGAGATCAATCGACTTGCCGAGACGCTTCTGTCGGCCACGCCCAGCTGTGGCTTCGCCATGGACTCGGGCTGGACCTGGCCGCTCTTCGTCTCGGCCTTTGCGTGCAGGGATGCCGCCGTCAGGGCCGATGCCATCCGGATCCTCGGACAGTATCCGATCCGAAATGCGCTGCGAGACAGCCGTGTCTTCCGGGCGATTGCCCTGAAGAACGAAgaggtcgaggcggccgtcgccatggacggcCACGAAGCCGACCAGTGGCTTCGCCTGAGGAGGAGGGAACTGGTCTTTGAGGATTTCGGCACGAGCATCATCTACCGTTCACCGCGGAAGAACCCGGCCACGGGTCAGTGGGACCTTGTCGAGGAAGTCGCAGGGTTCAACGTCGGATCGGACGGAAAGCTTCATTGGCAAACGCAGCCCATTTCCGAGTCGGCCTCGATCCTGTCGGGTGTTTGTTGACATGCGACCCGGAACGACGTCGCCAACGGTTCAGTCTTCATCATACGGCAACGACAGCCGAAAAACAATCAATGTCGGAAGCTAGAATTGAATCCAAAGGCGGCCCGGCCCCTCACCCATTCCCCATGCCGCTTGGCGAGCGTGTACGATGGTCCATCATACCCGTGCATGATGACTGCAACGAGAGGTCGACACCCGCCAGTTTCGCTGGCCATGCT encodes:
- a CDS encoding C6 zinc finger domain protein, whose product is MEPLAIFTSLADQYTVVLSVLGSGTPAGSGTPAGSGTPAGSGTPAGSGTPAGTGTSTGTYGGTTIEYMYNYGTPTPYSVQHDLLSRWRGQPVAGFLCTHPPVCRACGRLHRSHAVLASPTVTPAAPPTSIRHVGAPVGGGRAALPRHHCPSRAGHASPPAGHASPPAGQRFPSTTAGVPGAVVSGTEGSHGDSVFSFPDGCRPEQLDAVTHRQVDLVGVESRGHAQVCSRVQDETHPSQLGASTHRLQHLKRHVKCDETRPACLNCLKWRGYCGSYAREAADSPASVAGAPDKARTSPKPVAAASAALLLTEPTFHALRFASVEQRAYFDEWCALSVNFLSGGLGRTRLWTVTMPQLTLEERTLRYGAMAVGAMRKAREVAAVGGNEHYLNAVVYYCEALRLQSKARPTEEGLRTALLSSLLFICFETQRGNVAAALKHVTHGFSMLNELAACTEMAPALVRIAPAPPALVQEILDCYKPLEMQSRSFLGSYRKFFFPPQPPPPPPPPPSDAPSGSPAAPPKSSPWPSPMPSPHAVAARAPTSRSPRLGLPSPQSPCSPASAAGAAGAAPGDVPLSGRPSRPPGILPFTKLTPYFRPKLTRITELRDLPPAFRDMDEAHGYWALVQRSMVRSIPMLSMVTSRLALTKAASEAEVESKLATVKQNPDVSEFVATSRRWLRSWSDAYEPLFREACRNSSKHSDVHLEALNLRVEYLLLYIYTTIPRFSGLGTAKGLTTQYREINRLAETLLSATPSCGFAMDSGWTWPLFVSAFACRDAAVRADAIRILGQYPIRNALRDSRVFRAIALKNEEVEAAVAMDGHEADQWLRLRRRELVFEDFGTSIIYRSPRKNPATGQWDLVEEVAGFNVGSDGKLHWQTQPISESASILSGVC